A stretch of Arachis hypogaea cultivar Tifrunner chromosome 15, arahy.Tifrunner.gnm2.J5K5, whole genome shotgun sequence DNA encodes these proteins:
- the LOC112750487 gene encoding uncharacterized protein, with protein sequence MKERNKGVSAYNNNMDYYYPSTSCEFTCKKHPSSSSVGICALCLEDRLVKLICSDCGEQRLSSCSCSDEIATSHRNSCTVDVGSLGRVSFLIDNDKNQTSPILQNLTTSSSYSNNHNKLHERVVDEATVLRRSSSNSVEIKKSNIGGGGKFWKIGKLFRKNNSKKGKEYYCGRSVGGFDDNNGNGNGNYVNHIAGGGACVSRSRSLCSFRGGALFGSEDGTDSVVPSGARSSISAARSSGVNGGLFLESGRRSGYSEATEPRKSGFDGLFLDSSSEIIDGVMRKGNNGIIDNVVDGGGGGGFYGVNRRVFSLRESDFKGMDESSFIDLKLDYSSESRAELFPPSKMMTSDNFNVNTLPAFGSTRHGGGDGDFVVGDGVSLTSGRGRKSMKGWRWIFRYSNSTNRGSARRRDQQEDLMFNARDKNNIF encoded by the coding sequence ATGAAGGAGAGAAACAAAGGAGTCTCAGCATACAACAACAACATGGATTATTACTACCCATCAACCTCTTGTGAATTCACATGTAAGAAGCACCCTTCTTCTTCGTCGGTTGGTATCTGCGCGCTTTGTCTCGAGGACCGTTTGGTGAAGCTAATCTGCTCGGATTGCGGCGAACAGAGGCTCTCTTCCTGCTCTTGCTCAGACGAGATTGCTACTTCCCATCGCAACTCGTGCACGGTTGACGTGGGAAGCCTTGGCAGGGTCTCTTTCTTGATCGACAACGACAAGAACCAGACGTCGCCGATTCTTCAGAACTTAACAACCTCTTCTTCCTATTCCAACAACCATAACAAATTGCACGAAAGAGTGGTAGATGAGGCTACAGTTTTGCGAAGGAGCAGCAGCAACAGCGTCGAGATAAAGAAAAGTAATATCGGTGGAGGTGGCAAATTTTGGAAAATTGGGAAGCTGTTTAGGAAGAACAATAGCAAGAAGGGGAAAGAGTATTATTGTGGGAGAAGTGTTGGTGGTTTTGATGATAACAATGGCAATGGCAATGGCAATTATGTTAATCACATTGCCGGCGGCGGCGCGTGCGTATCGAGGTCAAGGTCGCTATGCAGTTTCCGCGGTGGTGCTCTGTTTGGATCTGAGGACGGTACAGATTCGGTTGTTCCATCAGGTGCGAGAAGCTCAATCTCCGCAGCGAGAAGTTCGGGTGTGAATGGTGGTTTGTTCTTGGAGTCTGGTAGAAGAAGTGGGTACAGTGAAGCTACCGAGCCAAGAAAGAGTGGGTTTGATGGTCTGTTTCTAGATTCTTCTTCTGAGATTATTGATGGTGTGATGAGAAAGGGTAATAATGGAATAATAGATAACGTtgttgatggtggtggtggtggtgggttctaTGGGGTTAATAGGCGCGTGTTTTCGCTAAGAGAGAGCGATTTCAAGGGCATGGATGAGTCTAGTTTTATTGATTTGAAGCTTGATTACTCATCGGAATCAAGGGCGGAGCTGTTTCCTCCTTCAAAGATGATGACGAGTGATAACTTTAATGTTAATACACTCCCCGCTTTTGGAAGCACAAGAcatggtggtggtgatggagaTTTTGTTGTTGGGGATGGAGTATCTTTAACAAGTGGAAGAGGAAGGAAGAGCATGAAAGGTTGGAGATGGATTTTCAGATATAGCAATTCAACAAACAGGGGGAGTGCAAGGAGAAGGGATCAACAAGAAGACCTTATGTTCAATGCTCGAGACAAAaacaacatattttaa